The genomic stretch TGTTACGGTTGTTATGGCATTCCAATAGAAAACGGACAAAGTTGAAGAAACCTGCTTGGTTAATTTTGTAGCTTACAGACACATCGCTTGATGCTGGCTCAAAATCTCAAAAATTTTATCTGCGGGAGCTAGCCCTAGTTCCTTTGGCTCCAGCTTGTGCAATCCACCGCCATACACTCGACCCTCACCCATCAGCACTTCACTCTTAATTTCATTGAGCGCTAGCCATACCTTCTTAAACAGTTCTGGCTTCTTTGACAATGCGTCAGCTAAAGCAGGTTTGGGATACAACATTAAGTAGACGTTGGTTGCTGTCGCCATTGAATGATTCAAGATAAATCGAAAAGGTTTTGCCCGATGGGTATCAACACGCCCCATGTAGGTACAAAGAAATGGTGAGGGGGGTCGGTTTTCCTGCACGTACCAAGGAGAGCGATGTTTGCATAGATAGCGATCGCTAATTCCATTCTTGACTCCCAGTTGAAGATATTTCCAAAGCGCGGGATACTTCGCTTCCACCTCAAAATTAGGTAAATCGCACCTGAGCAGAAATAGCTGGCGATCTAAAACTGGATTTCCAACGCGATCAGCTTCAATCTCATCAACTGATAAACAACGCGGACTGGGTAGAATTGGTTTTAAAAACTCAGTCGGGAGTCGGTGAAGCGAAACTTGCTCTGGTGTCAGCACAAAAAAATTGTTAGCGCCCGTTGCCAAACCGCGTTTTATGGTAAATAAATCCTGAAGCAACACGGGCTTGAACTTGGAAGTGGGGCTACCAGACGCCCCTCCAAACCGAGTCCACTTAGCTGTTGAGCTTAAAACATCCACCAAAACCTGCTCTCGAACGAGTGGGGAAGCCAAACTCCCGCCGTAGGTAAACTCAACAGTATGATGGGTTGGTGGCAAAACTTTCTTGAACCAAACTACTGCTGATGACACCAGTGCATCTTCAAACTGCACATCTTTTGGATAAAAGCGATGAATACGCAGCAAAGTGACACGATTGAGCAGGTACTCTTTAATTTGCTGTCCATAATTCACATCCATAAATCCACTGGGTATTAGCCATCCCGCTAGAGCATTTTCAGCCATCCACGCATCTGAAATACACAAGAAATGACAGTAAAGCCCAGCTAACCCACTTAGCTTTATACCAGTTGTTTGCGAAGTTTTATTGTGCAACCGCAGCTTCTCAACTTTGCTTAAGTGATGATGTCGGACATAGGGTGGATTGCAAATGAGCAAATTAGCCAGAGCTTCATTGCTGTTAGAAGGTGTAGCCTGGGTAAAGTCAGCGATTTTTAACTTCAGTGGTGTGTTACCCCAAAGTTTAATGGCTTCATCCCCGTAGTAGGGATCGATCTCGTATCCAACTGCTGAAACAATTTGTGATGCTGGAAATACCCGTAACAAAGCAGAGTAGAAGGAGCCAGTACCAAAAGCTGGGTCAAGAAAACGGATTTTGAGGTCAGAAGGTAAAAGTGACTTGGCATATTCTAAAATATCTGTTGCTAAATCAGTTGGTGTGGCAAACTGACCCAGCTTGTTCCGCTCAATTTGGGTTTTGGCT from Scytonema hofmannii PCC 7110 encodes the following:
- a CDS encoding Eco57I restriction-modification methylase domain-containing protein — translated: MTATTAIEQRRALLQKQLDEAKTQIERNKLGQFATPTDLATDILEYAKSLLPSDLKIRFLDPAFGTGSFYSALLRVFPASQIVSAVGYEIDPYYGDEAIKLWGNTPLKLKIADFTQATPSNSNEALANLLICNPPYVRHHHLSKVEKLRLHNKTSQTTGIKLSGLAGLYCHFLCISDAWMAENALAGWLIPSGFMDVNYGQQIKEYLLNRVTLLRIHRFYPKDVQFEDALVSSAVVWFKKVLPPTHHTVEFTYGGSLASPLVREQVLVDVLSSTAKWTRFGGASGSPTSKFKPVLLQDLFTIKRGLATGANNFFVLTPEQVSLHRLPTEFLKPILPSPRCLSVDEIEADRVGNPVLDRQLFLLRCDLPNFEVEAKYPALWKYLQLGVKNGISDRYLCKHRSPWYVQENRPPSPFLCTYMGRVDTHRAKPFRFILNHSMATATNVYLMLYPKPALADALSKKPELFKKVWLALNEIKSEVLMGEGRVYGGGLHKLEPKELGLAPADKIFEILSQHQAMCL